Proteins encoded by one window of Sphingosinicella sp. BN140058:
- a CDS encoding SDR family oxidoreductase: MSLSLKPLDQQVILITGASSGIGLATAKAAAAAGAKVVLAARTREALAAAIDQIKYAGGEGIFVVADVSRREDLEALARRAIDEYGRIDTWVNNAGVGIWGRLDEVSDVDKRQLFETNFWGTVYGSEIAVSHLRRTGGALINVGSVASDAALPLQGIYSASKHAVQGYTNALRMELAADKAPVSVTLIKPASIGTPMPQHVKNYTDREARFPPPIYKPEEVAAAILRAATHPTRQLFVGSAGRTLSALSRQTPRLMDWVGANLLLPGQVGKAPATPTDNLAQGRAEAQLYGDHQGSMIRPSAYTRAATNPAISLGAAGAVAAVGAGLFLWGRRDRARIETSSEEEVQAHPS; this comes from the coding sequence ATGTCGCTCAGCCTCAAGCCTCTCGACCAGCAGGTCATCCTCATCACCGGCGCCTCCAGCGGCATCGGGCTTGCCACCGCAAAGGCGGCTGCCGCGGCCGGAGCCAAGGTGGTCCTCGCCGCCAGAACGCGCGAAGCGCTCGCGGCGGCGATCGACCAGATCAAATATGCGGGTGGCGAGGGGATCTTCGTCGTCGCCGACGTCTCGCGCCGGGAGGATCTCGAGGCGCTCGCCCGGCGTGCGATCGACGAATATGGCCGGATCGACACCTGGGTGAACAATGCCGGCGTCGGCATCTGGGGCCGGCTCGACGAAGTCAGCGATGTCGACAAGCGCCAGCTGTTCGAGACCAATTTCTGGGGCACGGTCTACGGGTCTGAGATCGCCGTCTCGCATCTGCGCCGCACCGGCGGCGCGCTGATCAACGTCGGCAGCGTCGCCTCCGACGCCGCCTTGCCGCTCCAGGGCATCTATTCGGCGAGCAAGCATGCCGTCCAGGGCTACACCAATGCGCTCCGGATGGAACTTGCCGCGGACAAGGCGCCCGTGTCCGTGACCCTGATCAAGCCGGCTTCGATCGGCACGCCGATGCCTCAGCACGTCAAGAACTATACCGATCGCGAGGCTCGTTTCCCGCCGCCCATCTACAAGCCCGAGGAGGTCGCCGCGGCAATCCTGCGCGCCGCCACGCATCCGACCCGCCAGCTGTTCGTCGGCAGCGCGGGCCGGACCTTGAGCGCGCTCAGCCGCCAGACGCCGCGGTTGATGGACTGGGTCGGCGCCAACCTGCTGCTGCCGGGGCAGGTCGGCAAGGCACCGGCGACTCCGACCGACAATCTCGCCCAGGGCCGCGCCGAGGCCCAGCTCTATGGCGACCATCAGGGCAGCATGATCCGGCCCAGTGCCTACACGCGGGCGGCGACCAACCCGGCGATCAGTCTCGGCGCTGCCGGCGCGGTCGCGGCGGTCGGGGCCGGACTGTTCCTGTGGGGACGACGGGATCGTGCCCGCATCGAGACCAGCAGCGAGGAGGAGGTCCAGGCCCATCCGAGCTGA